A window from Chitinophaga filiformis encodes these proteins:
- a CDS encoding SusC/RagA family TonB-linked outer membrane protein → MKKVLLLISWLSGIAPVTFYAQSPSDPVINSTLTGIVLDSKTASPIIGALVRIKGTTNQVLTDAKGNFRFKTGQKLPYIIEAVFIGYKKQEIQADGAPLKILLQENESQLNEVVVVGYGTQRKSDITGSVASVSKVLLAQPAAAFDNLLQGSVPGVAVTQSSGQPGSTATIRVRGGNSISFGNAPLYVIDGFIVYNNNDYANTGASNGSGVNALSTINPSDIASIEVLKDAAATAIYGSRGANGVIIITTKRGRRGHDEVSYSTYAGTQQVRKKLDLLNAKQWGELVNDINVSTGSAKTYNEADLAALGKGSDWQSAALRKKALQNHELSFSGGDEKSRYLISANYFDQGGIIINTGFKRYSGRVNYERTVSDRLKLATNIFGSQSIEDKLYGNAYNSLNFQSTAFANLLQVSPVAKIRNEDGSYNTSSPYSSIPTNPIQDFQSTINKTYLRRILANTSLEYKLLTELTLKVTGGADLLNTKQNYYSPGYAGSPGGSATGYAAGGYASVGNLSATTWINENTLTYDHAFGETHFLNVLAGYTMQHQKDESAVASAQKFPNDLTSFNNLNYASTPVLSVSDGHESSLNSYLARVNYSYQHKYNFTLSLRADGSSRLGANNRWGYFPSIGFSWNAGKEVFAERWGSTVSDLKLRLSAGRTGNSEVPPYSSLAALSPTNYYFNGALVTGIAPVQIANPDLKWETTTQYNGGIDFGLVNKRINVSFDAYYKKTTDLLLNVPFPLYTGYASVLQNVGSVENKGWELSVTSDNIKGKDFNWKSTLVLAANRNRIINLGNGTDYYFPLAPTGYVSPVIVKVGLPVATFWGYNTNGLITKEDLQKGIPVLTGVSQQVGDTKYVDTNGDGLITTADKHNLGSAQPKLTFGFTNTLNYKAFDLSFVFQGSYGNKIFNFLQQKLEIPTLSLNASAVLLDRYSDANPEGKVARATNAPVAQVTDRYVENGSFVKLKNLSLGYSLPGGVLEKIHAKQLRIYITAQNILTWTDYSGLDPEVNFYDNDNTKQGIDYGAYPSSKSFLAGLSVTF, encoded by the coding sequence ATGAAAAAAGTTCTCTTGCTTATCTCCTGGTTATCAGGAATAGCACCTGTAACGTTCTATGCTCAATCTCCCTCCGATCCTGTAATTAATTCTACACTCACCGGTATTGTACTTGACAGTAAAACGGCCAGCCCCATTATTGGCGCCTTAGTCAGAATTAAAGGCACCACCAACCAGGTGTTGACCGACGCGAAAGGAAATTTTCGGTTTAAAACAGGCCAGAAGCTGCCATACATTATAGAAGCCGTTTTCATAGGCTATAAAAAGCAGGAGATCCAGGCGGATGGTGCTCCGCTGAAGATCCTCCTGCAGGAAAATGAAAGTCAGTTGAATGAAGTCGTTGTGGTGGGATATGGCACACAGCGTAAAAGTGATATCACCGGATCGGTGGCCAGCGTTTCCAAGGTGTTACTGGCCCAACCTGCTGCTGCATTCGACAATCTGCTACAGGGCAGCGTACCGGGGGTTGCTGTAACACAGAGCTCCGGACAGCCTGGAAGCACCGCTACCATCCGCGTACGTGGTGGAAACTCTATCAGCTTCGGGAATGCGCCCTTATATGTGATAGACGGTTTTATTGTCTATAATAACAATGATTATGCAAATACAGGCGCTTCCAATGGTTCAGGCGTCAATGCACTCTCAACCATCAACCCCAGCGATATCGCTTCTATTGAAGTGTTGAAAGATGCTGCTGCAACCGCTATCTACGGCTCCCGCGGAGCAAATGGTGTGATCATCATCACTACTAAAAGAGGTCGCCGGGGCCACGATGAAGTGAGCTATAGCACATATGCCGGTACGCAGCAGGTAAGAAAAAAGCTGGACCTGCTGAATGCAAAACAGTGGGGTGAGCTCGTAAATGATATTAACGTGAGTACCGGAAGCGCTAAAACATACAATGAGGCTGATCTTGCCGCACTTGGTAAAGGTTCCGACTGGCAAAGCGCGGCGCTCAGGAAAAAAGCATTACAGAACCATGAACTTTCCTTTTCAGGAGGAGATGAGAAGTCGAGGTACCTTATTTCTGCCAACTACTTCGATCAGGGAGGTATTATCATCAATACGGGGTTTAAACGTTACTCAGGCCGTGTGAACTATGAACGTACGGTATCAGACAGGCTGAAACTCGCTACCAACATATTCGGTAGCCAGTCAATAGAGGACAAGTTATATGGCAATGCGTACAACAGCCTTAATTTCCAGAGTACAGCCTTTGCCAATCTGTTACAGGTATCACCGGTGGCGAAGATCCGGAATGAGGATGGCAGCTACAATACAAGCAGTCCCTATTCCTCCATTCCAACTAACCCGATCCAGGATTTTCAGTCTACGATCAATAAAACCTACCTGAGAAGGATATTAGCCAATACCTCACTGGAATATAAACTGCTGACAGAACTCACGCTGAAAGTAACAGGTGGGGCAGACCTCCTCAATACAAAACAGAATTATTATTCGCCCGGTTATGCCGGTTCACCCGGCGGCAGCGCTACGGGGTATGCCGCAGGGGGATACGCGTCTGTCGGTAATCTGAGCGCTACCACCTGGATCAATGAGAACACGCTGACCTACGATCATGCCTTCGGTGAAACACATTTCCTGAACGTACTGGCCGGGTATACCATGCAGCATCAGAAGGATGAATCGGCCGTGGCGAGTGCGCAGAAATTTCCCAATGACCTTACTTCCTTTAATAACCTGAACTATGCCAGTACGCCGGTATTATCTGTTTCCGACGGACATGAGTCTTCACTGAATTCCTACCTGGCCAGGGTGAATTATTCCTATCAGCACAAATACAATTTTACGCTGTCATTACGCGCCGATGGATCCTCCAGGCTGGGAGCAAACAATCGTTGGGGATATTTTCCCTCTATTGGCTTTTCCTGGAATGCGGGAAAGGAGGTGTTTGCTGAACGATGGGGCAGTACTGTCAGCGATCTGAAGCTCCGCCTGTCTGCCGGCAGAACAGGTAATTCTGAAGTACCGCCATATAGCTCACTCGCGGCACTGTCGCCAACAAACTATTATTTCAACGGAGCCCTGGTAACGGGCATCGCTCCCGTGCAGATCGCTAATCCCGACCTGAAATGGGAAACAACTACACAGTACAATGGCGGTATCGACTTTGGCCTGGTCAATAAACGTATCAATGTGTCGTTTGATGCCTATTATAAGAAGACGACAGACCTGCTCCTTAACGTTCCCTTCCCGCTGTATACAGGATATGCCAGCGTTTTACAAAATGTAGGCAGTGTAGAAAATAAGGGCTGGGAACTAAGTGTTACCTCCGACAATATCAAGGGAAAGGATTTTAACTGGAAATCAACATTGGTGCTGGCTGCCAACAGGAATAGAATAATAAACCTGGGTAATGGTACTGACTATTATTTCCCGCTGGCGCCTACCGGGTATGTTTCTCCGGTGATCGTAAAAGTAGGACTGCCTGTTGCAACCTTCTGGGGATATAACACTAATGGCCTGATCACAAAAGAAGATCTGCAGAAGGGCATACCTGTGCTGACAGGTGTTTCCCAGCAGGTGGGCGATACGAAGTATGTGGATACCAATGGAGATGGGTTGATCACTACGGCCGACAAGCATAATCTCGGTAGCGCACAACCGAAGCTGACATTCGGTTTCACCAATACCCTCAACTATAAGGCCTTCGACCTGTCATTTGTTTTCCAGGGCAGTTATGGCAACAAGATATTCAACTTCCTCCAGCAGAAACTGGAAATACCTACACTATCGCTGAATGCTTCGGCTGTATTGCTGGACCGCTACAGTGATGCTAATCCGGAGGGAAAAGTGGCCAGGGCAACCAATGCACCGGTAGCCCAGGTAACCGATCGTTATGTAGAGAATGGGTCCTTTGTAAAGCTCAAGAATCTTTCCCTGGGTTATAGTCTCCCGGGAGGCGTACTGGAGAAGATCCATGCGAAACAATTGCGGATCTACATAACAGCGCAGAACATACTGACATGGACCGATTATTCGGGTCTGGATCCTGAGGTGAACTTCTATGACAATGATAACACCAAGCAGGGAATTGACTATGGCGCCTACCCAAGCTCCAAAAGTTTCCTGGCCGGCTTAAGTGTTACATTCTGA
- a CDS encoding RagB/SusD family nutrient uptake outer membrane protein, with translation MTRLYPMLLIAGVLMASCNKLDESPSSLITASQFYKTQADALAAVSAIYSTLNTDAAGDFPMYGRNLNLLTGNASDDQVFSPSNTNTDVRALGTATYVAANDRVKKNWQQHYFGISRANIAIDNIPSIDFDTTTRARLVREAKFLRGLLYFNIVRFWGDAPLILHDPSSIDVNAQKVKRAPKDSVYAQIIADLTAATLLPKTYTGADIGRATSGAAHALLAKVYVTRREWSKALAEINEVTNGGYGYALFENYLDAFQQKTKNGKEHIFSVQFGTNLGAKNSTQSLSSGNFSSFNAAVYPGDLPADSTLFQLFAATDTRRDVTFLTRIYNAATGNYVIFSPARFAKFIDYSLTPLTNQAQSGINFPVIRYADILLLKAEVLNELNSGPTADAYAAINAVRGRANVGGLTTGLNQADFRDSVFLERRKEFIQEGMRWFDLSRRGGSYLYDALKKIPAKTGAALKDTLFPIPQSEIDINGELTNNPGW, from the coding sequence ATGACCAGATTATATCCGATGCTATTGATCGCCGGAGTGCTGATGGCCTCCTGCAATAAATTAGATGAATCGCCATCCTCTCTTATCACGGCTTCGCAGTTTTACAAAACACAGGCAGATGCCCTTGCTGCTGTATCTGCGATATACAGCACTTTGAACACAGACGCAGCGGGTGACTTTCCCATGTATGGCAGAAACCTGAACCTTTTAACAGGGAATGCAAGCGACGACCAGGTGTTCAGTCCGTCGAACACCAACACGGACGTACGTGCCTTAGGTACAGCCACCTATGTGGCGGCCAATGACCGGGTGAAGAAGAACTGGCAGCAGCATTATTTTGGGATCAGCCGGGCAAATATTGCGATTGACAATATTCCGTCAATCGACTTTGATACCACCACGAGGGCAAGGCTGGTGAGAGAAGCTAAGTTCCTGCGCGGATTGCTGTATTTCAATATTGTGCGTTTCTGGGGAGATGCACCGCTTATCCTGCATGATCCTTCTTCTATCGATGTAAATGCACAAAAGGTGAAACGGGCGCCGAAAGACAGTGTATATGCCCAGATCATTGCCGATCTGACAGCCGCTACACTGTTGCCAAAAACATATACAGGGGCAGATATCGGGCGTGCCACCAGCGGGGCTGCACACGCATTGCTGGCGAAGGTGTATGTGACCCGCAGGGAATGGAGTAAAGCGTTGGCCGAGATCAATGAAGTGACCAACGGTGGGTATGGCTATGCTTTATTCGAGAATTACCTGGATGCCTTTCAGCAGAAAACAAAGAATGGTAAGGAGCATATTTTCTCCGTACAGTTTGGAACAAACCTGGGCGCTAAGAATAGTACCCAGTCATTAAGCAGTGGCAATTTTTCTTCTTTTAATGCCGCTGTTTATCCGGGCGATCTTCCTGCCGACAGTACGCTGTTTCAACTATTTGCAGCAACGGACACACGCAGGGACGTTACATTTTTGACCCGCATTTACAACGCGGCTACAGGCAACTATGTCATCTTCAGTCCTGCCCGTTTTGCCAAGTTCATAGACTACTCGCTGACGCCGCTGACCAATCAGGCGCAGAGTGGCATTAACTTCCCTGTGATCAGGTATGCGGATATCCTGTTGCTGAAAGCAGAGGTGCTCAACGAATTGAACAGCGGCCCTACTGCAGATGCTTATGCGGCAATTAATGCCGTAAGAGGTCGCGCTAACGTGGGTGGACTGACCACAGGATTGAACCAGGCCGATTTCCGTGATTCCGTCTTCCTGGAAAGAAGGAAGGAATTTATACAGGAAGGAATGCGCTGGTTTGATCTGTCAAGAAGAGGTGGAAGTTATCTCTACGACGCCTTGAAGAAGATACCTGCAAAAACGGGAGCTGCATTAAAAGATACGCTTTTCCCAATCCCCCAGTCGGAGATAGACATTAACGGGGAGCTGACCAATAATCCCGGCTGGTAA
- a CDS encoding sulfatase-like hydrolase/transferase has translation MKFLVLSALTLMTGFALRAQQPYQGTVGRTLAESKEWWPAPAKPPAGSPNVIWILLDDVGFGATSTFGGVISTPTFDSLANNGLRYTNFHTAAICAPTRAALMTGRNHHAVHMGGFAHYFSSAGFPGYDGRIPSSSGTIAEILKENGYNTFAVGKYGLTPDEDTSDAGPFDRWPSGKGFEHFFGFLGSATDQYKPALVEDNANIKPDGRHLSEQITDKAISYIARQKAAAPDKPFFLYYAPAATHSPHQVATEWSDRYKGKFDDGWDAFREKVFANQKKLGIVPANAKLPERNPYIQAWNELKPDQKKLYARFMEVYAGYLTYTDYQVSRVVNYLRSINQLDNTLIFVVIGDNGASKEGSLEGVVTDAHSPRRNKTLSRDSARLFNEAHIAEIGTPASSANYPLGWAQAANTPFKYWKQDANSEGGTRNPLIVFYPKGIKAKGEIRTQYGYVTDLLPTTIEFLGIPFPQQIRGIKQDSLHGTSLVYSFTDANAPSRHTEQYYYIFGSRAIYKDGWKAGAAHHPNYEDLNGFSDAGKAVTKDFDKDVWELYNLNDDFNERVNLADKYPEKLAELKRLFEQDAKKYNIYPFIDWDDVFKARLINSRKLLTAAPK, from the coding sequence ATGAAATTTCTCGTTTTAAGTGCATTAACATTAATGACCGGCTTTGCATTACGGGCACAGCAACCATACCAGGGTACAGTAGGTCGTACGCTGGCGGAATCAAAGGAGTGGTGGCCTGCACCAGCGAAACCTCCGGCTGGTTCTCCTAACGTTATCTGGATATTGCTGGACGATGTAGGCTTCGGCGCTACCAGTACTTTCGGCGGTGTGATCAGCACACCTACATTCGACAGCCTGGCCAATAACGGGCTGCGCTATACTAATTTTCATACAGCTGCTATCTGTGCGCCTACACGGGCGGCATTGATGACAGGCAGGAACCATCATGCAGTACATATGGGCGGCTTCGCGCATTACTTTTCATCTGCCGGTTTCCCGGGATATGACGGGCGGATACCTTCCAGCTCCGGAACAATTGCAGAGATCCTGAAAGAGAACGGATATAACACCTTTGCCGTAGGTAAATACGGGCTCACTCCGGATGAAGATACCTCTGACGCAGGGCCTTTTGACCGCTGGCCTTCCGGCAAAGGATTTGAACATTTCTTCGGCTTCCTGGGCTCCGCTACCGATCAATATAAACCGGCATTGGTGGAAGATAATGCAAACATCAAACCTGATGGCAGGCATCTCAGTGAGCAGATCACAGATAAGGCTATTAGCTACATTGCCAGGCAGAAGGCTGCTGCGCCCGATAAGCCTTTCTTCCTGTATTATGCGCCGGCGGCTACCCATTCTCCCCACCAGGTGGCTACAGAATGGAGCGACCGGTATAAGGGAAAATTTGACGATGGCTGGGATGCATTCAGAGAGAAAGTCTTCGCTAATCAGAAAAAGCTGGGCATCGTTCCTGCCAACGCAAAATTGCCGGAGAGAAACCCATATATACAGGCCTGGAACGAGCTGAAACCCGATCAGAAAAAACTGTATGCACGCTTTATGGAAGTGTACGCGGGTTACCTGACTTATACAGACTACCAGGTAAGCCGCGTGGTCAATTACCTGCGATCCATCAACCAGCTGGATAATACCTTAATCTTTGTTGTGATTGGTGACAATGGAGCAAGTAAAGAAGGCTCCCTGGAAGGAGTGGTGACAGATGCCCATTCTCCCAGGAGGAATAAGACGCTGTCACGCGATTCTGCGAGGTTATTCAATGAGGCACATATAGCGGAGATAGGTACGCCGGCATCCAGCGCCAATTATCCTTTAGGATGGGCGCAGGCTGCAAACACCCCGTTTAAGTACTGGAAACAGGATGCCAATTCAGAAGGAGGAACGCGGAACCCGCTGATCGTATTTTATCCTAAAGGGATCAAAGCCAAAGGTGAAATACGCACACAATATGGATATGTAACAGACCTCTTGCCTACGACCATTGAATTTTTAGGCATTCCTTTCCCTCAACAGATCAGGGGAATCAAACAGGACAGCCTGCATGGAACTTCCCTGGTCTATTCATTTACTGACGCTAATGCACCATCCCGGCATACGGAACAGTACTATTATATCTTCGGCTCCAGGGCTATTTACAAAGACGGATGGAAAGCAGGAGCAGCACATCATCCGAATTATGAAGACCTGAATGGTTTTTCAGACGCAGGCAAAGCTGTTACAAAAGACTTTGACAAGGATGTATGGGAACTCTATAACCTGAATGATGATTTCAATGAACGGGTAAACCTGGCAGATAAATATCCGGAGAAACTGGCTGAATTGAAACGCCTCTTCGAGCAGGATGCGAAGAAGTATAACATCTATCCGTTCATCGATTGGGATGATGTGTTCAAAGCAAGGCTGATCAACTCAAGGAAATTACTCACCGCTGCTCCTAAATGA
- a CDS encoding sterol desaturase family protein, translating to MLHYIELIFTNLNGWGLPVIMLIIGVVEFSFGLYENHWTNNERILDIVCFVVPRIVVRPLIAYLGVLLLPTLLPDAKNIFAWVPFWWGFAIIAVGDDLTQYWYHRLHHQLPWLWRFHRTHHSAPYMGMAMASRQNIIYTIFFSQIYLTTTLVYLGLGYPVLFVTGIKALITTGAHSSIKWDKPFYTIRWLKPVGWVMERVISTPATHHAHHADSSDDGVGYYKGNFGNMFFIWDIIFGTGIITRQYPSGYGIKHYKQEEWYAQFLWPIFKSRRKGSELSAGGPMVGDSVPVTPAISALPVTVAEA from the coding sequence ATGTTACATTATATAGAACTGATCTTCACCAACCTGAATGGCTGGGGCCTGCCAGTGATCATGCTGATCATTGGCGTAGTTGAATTCTCCTTCGGACTATATGAGAACCACTGGACCAATAATGAAAGGATACTGGACATCGTATGTTTTGTGGTGCCCAGGATCGTTGTACGCCCGCTGATCGCTTACCTGGGTGTACTATTATTGCCCACGCTGCTGCCCGATGCAAAGAATATATTCGCCTGGGTACCTTTCTGGTGGGGATTTGCAATTATTGCGGTAGGAGATGACCTGACACAATACTGGTATCACCGCCTGCATCACCAGCTGCCCTGGTTATGGCGCTTCCATCGTACACACCATTCGGCTCCCTATATGGGCATGGCAATGGCCAGCAGGCAGAATATTATCTACACCATCTTCTTTTCACAGATCTATCTGACTACAACCCTGGTATACCTGGGACTTGGATACCCAGTCTTGTTTGTAACAGGCATCAAAGCCTTGATCACGACCGGGGCACATTCCAGTATCAAATGGGATAAACCCTTCTATACCATCCGCTGGCTAAAACCGGTTGGTTGGGTGATGGAAAGAGTAATATCTACGCCGGCTACCCATCATGCACATCATGCAGATAGCAGCGATGATGGCGTTGGATATTATAAAGGAAATTTTGGAAATATGTTCTTTATCTGGGATATCATATTCGGGACCGGGATCATCACCAGGCAGTATCCCAGCGGATATGGCATCAAACACTACAAGCAGGAGGAGTGGTACGCACAATTCCTCTGGCCTATATTTAAGTCCAGGCGGAAGGGCAGTGAACTGTCTGCCGGAGGCCCGATGGTAGGCGACAGTGTGCCGGTTACACCAGCAATATCAGCTTTACCGGTTACTGTTGCAGAAGCATAA